Proteins co-encoded in one Macrobrachium nipponense isolate FS-2020 chromosome 24, ASM1510439v2, whole genome shotgun sequence genomic window:
- the LOC135205655 gene encoding uncharacterized protein LOC135205655 isoform X5: MNSLRYEPKGFLAEVAGERRREAKVSVPMFLEEVAYSRNSLPPLVAVEVRPNTSAYPVQGTEVAALIHTASHISLMSSNLVQELGVRQDVIPDNSMPPSPLSGSSGSSWLVEGKLRYVELSFNGSKHVTQLYIARDLPADLVLGVDFLKKAQIRVNFPENNITLNNGTQETKVFFLSNKEMNQHNQRRASNNATNIVNKTRAYSSNY; the protein is encoded by the exons AGATACGAACCCAAAGGCTTCCTGGCGGAGGTGGCGGGGGAGCGCCGTCGGGAAGCGAAGGTGTCCGTGCCGATGTTCCTGGAGGAGGTAGCATATAGCCGAAACTCTCTACCCCCTCTTGTTGCTGTCGAAGTAAGGCCGAACACCAGTGCATATCCT GTTCAAGGAACAGAAGTTGCAGCCTTAATTCACACTGCTTCTCACATCTCTCTGATGTCATCGAATCTAGTACAGGAGCTTGGAGTACGACAAGATGTCATTCCAGATAATTCTATGCCACCTTCCCCACTGTCAGGTA gttCTGGTTCATCCTGGTTAGTGGAAGGAAAACTTCGATATGTAGAATTATCGTTTAATGGCTCAAAACACGTCACTCAGTTGTACATAG CTCGAGACTTGCCAGCTGATTTAGTTCTTGGCGTTGATTTCTTGAAGAAGGCCCAGATAAGAGTCAACTTTCCAGAAAATAACATCACCCTCAATAATGGAACTCAAGAAACTAAGGTTTTTTTTCTCAGCAATAAGGAGATGAATCAGCACAATCAACGTCGTGCCTCCAACAATGCAACAAACATTGTTAATAAAACAAGAGCTTATTCATCTAATTATTGA
- the LOC135205655 gene encoding uncharacterized protein LOC135205655 isoform X4, with product MLRNFNSCQMFGMRYEPKGFLAEVAGERRREAKVSVPMFLEEVAYSRNSLPPLVAVEVRPNTSAYPVQGTEVAALIHTASHISLMSSNLVQELGVRQDVIPDNSMPPSPLSGSSGSSWLVEGKLRYVELSFNGSKHVTQLYIARDLPADLVLGVDFLKKAQIRVNFPENNITLNNGTQETKVFFLSNKEMNQHNQRRASNNATNIVNKTRAYSSNY from the exons ATGCTAAGGAACTTCAACTCATGTCAAATGTTTGGAATG AGATACGAACCCAAAGGCTTCCTGGCGGAGGTGGCGGGGGAGCGCCGTCGGGAAGCGAAGGTGTCCGTGCCGATGTTCCTGGAGGAGGTAGCATATAGCCGAAACTCTCTACCCCCTCTTGTTGCTGTCGAAGTAAGGCCGAACACCAGTGCATATCCT GTTCAAGGAACAGAAGTTGCAGCCTTAATTCACACTGCTTCTCACATCTCTCTGATGTCATCGAATCTAGTACAGGAGCTTGGAGTACGACAAGATGTCATTCCAGATAATTCTATGCCACCTTCCCCACTGTCAGGTA gttCTGGTTCATCCTGGTTAGTGGAAGGAAAACTTCGATATGTAGAATTATCGTTTAATGGCTCAAAACACGTCACTCAGTTGTACATAG CTCGAGACTTGCCAGCTGATTTAGTTCTTGGCGTTGATTTCTTGAAGAAGGCCCAGATAAGAGTCAACTTTCCAGAAAATAACATCACCCTCAATAATGGAACTCAAGAAACTAAGGTTTTTTTTCTCAGCAATAAGGAGATGAATCAGCACAATCAACGTCGTGCCTCCAACAATGCAACAAACATTGTTAATAAAACAAGAGCTTATTCATCTAATTATTGA